In a single window of the Micromonospora sp. WMMD1155 genome:
- a CDS encoding cupin domain-containing protein, which yields MTHFDPPDGHGRPAVPSAEAAAALARCVSVEPAKFAAAHWGHTPLLSRAAELPDPAGFTDLLSPADADELLSRRGLRTPFLRVAKDGQLVAPARWTGGGGAGAEIGDQVLDERVLEQYASGATLVLQGLHRIWPPLVDFARDLGLALNQPLQVNAYLTPAGSQGFATHYDTHDVFVLQVDGRKHWRIHPPVLPDPLEKQPWGGRADEVGATAQGPAALDVVLAPGDALYLPRGWLHSAQAQEASSLHLTVGIRALTRYALVEELLALASEDQRLRASLPFGTDVADPDAIEPELTETVEALRDWLLRADPAAVAARLRQRAWPAARPAPIRPLAQADALATLDADTRVTVRPGLRWQLAPHDADTVALRLFDRTITLPATCEPAARALLTGTVTRVGDLPGLPDDADRVTLARRLLREAVLVPA from the coding sequence ATGACGCACTTCGACCCGCCGGACGGCCACGGCCGTCCGGCGGTTCCGTCTGCCGAGGCCGCCGCGGCGCTGGCCCGCTGCGTGTCCGTCGAACCGGCCAAGTTCGCCGCCGCGCACTGGGGACACACGCCGCTGCTGTCCCGCGCCGCCGAGTTGCCCGACCCGGCCGGCTTCACCGACCTGCTCAGCCCCGCCGACGCCGACGAGCTGCTGAGCCGGCGCGGTCTGCGTACCCCCTTCCTGCGCGTCGCCAAGGACGGCCAGTTGGTCGCCCCCGCGCGCTGGACCGGTGGCGGCGGCGCGGGGGCCGAGATCGGCGACCAGGTGCTCGACGAGCGGGTCCTGGAGCAGTACGCCTCCGGCGCGACACTGGTGTTGCAGGGTCTGCACCGGATCTGGCCGCCGCTCGTCGACTTCGCCCGCGACCTGGGCCTCGCGCTCAACCAGCCGCTTCAGGTCAACGCCTACCTCACACCGGCGGGCAGTCAGGGGTTCGCCACCCACTACGACACCCACGACGTGTTCGTCCTGCAGGTCGACGGTCGCAAACACTGGCGGATCCACCCGCCGGTGCTGCCCGACCCGCTGGAGAAGCAGCCGTGGGGTGGCCGTGCCGACGAGGTCGGCGCCACCGCGCAGGGCCCCGCCGCGCTGGACGTGGTGCTCGCCCCCGGCGACGCCCTCTACCTGCCTCGGGGCTGGTTGCACAGCGCGCAGGCGCAGGAGGCGAGTTCGCTGCACCTGACCGTGGGCATCCGCGCGCTCACTCGCTACGCCCTGGTCGAGGAGCTGTTGGCGCTGGCCTCCGAGGACCAGCGGCTGCGGGCCAGCCTGCCGTTCGGCACCGACGTCGCCGACCCGGACGCCATCGAGCCGGAGCTGACCGAGACGGTGGAGGCGCTGCGGGACTGGCTGCTGCGCGCCGACCCCGCCGCGGTCGCCGCCCGGCTGCGGCAGCGCGCCTGGCCGGCCGCCCGTCCGGCACCGATCCGACCGCTCGCCCAGGCCGACGCGCTGGCCACTCTGGACGCCGACACCCGGGTCACAGTGCGGCCGGGCCTGCGCTGGCAGTTGGCGCCGCATGACGCGGACACGGTGGCGCTGCGGCTGTTCGACCGCACGATCACCCTGCCGGCGACCTGCGAGCCGGCCGCCCGTGCCCTGCTGACCGGCACGGTCACCCGGGTCGGTGACCTGCCCGGTCTGCCCGACGACGCCGACCGGGTCACCCTGGCCCGCCGACTGCTCCGCGAGGCCGTCCTGGTACCGGCCTGA
- a CDS encoding DUF72 domain-containing protein, with product MILVGTSGWQYRDWRGRFYPQRLPQRLWLEHFAAGFATVEVNNAFYRLPERDTFAAWRERTPADFCVAVKMSRYLTHIKRLRDPAEPVARFLGRATALGDRLGPVLVQLPPNLRADVDALDATLRLFPAEVRVAVEPRHPSWWTDATRSVLERRRAALVWADRLGRPVAPRWRTTDFGYLRLHEGRARPWPHYGHAALRSWVGRLADAFGADEPAYVYFNNDPGGAAVADAGTFAALARRAGHQVTRVPSSAAPASADD from the coding sequence GTGATCCTGGTGGGCACGTCCGGCTGGCAGTACCGCGACTGGCGGGGCCGCTTCTACCCGCAGCGGCTGCCGCAGCGACTCTGGCTGGAGCACTTCGCGGCCGGCTTCGCCACCGTCGAGGTCAACAACGCGTTCTACCGGTTACCGGAGCGGGACACCTTCGCCGCGTGGCGGGAGCGGACGCCCGCGGACTTCTGCGTGGCGGTGAAGATGAGCCGCTACCTCACCCACATCAAACGGCTGCGCGATCCGGCCGAGCCGGTGGCCCGGTTCCTCGGGCGGGCGACCGCGCTGGGTGACCGCCTCGGCCCGGTGCTGGTGCAGCTGCCACCGAACCTGCGGGCGGACGTCGACGCGCTCGACGCGACACTGCGACTGTTTCCGGCTGAGGTCCGGGTCGCGGTCGAGCCCCGTCACCCCTCCTGGTGGACCGACGCCACCCGGTCGGTGCTGGAACGGCGTCGGGCGGCGTTGGTGTGGGCGGACCGGCTGGGACGCCCGGTCGCGCCGCGCTGGCGCACCACCGACTTCGGCTACCTGCGGTTGCACGAGGGGCGGGCCCGGCCTTGGCCGCACTACGGTCACGCCGCGCTGCGGTCCTGGGTGGGTCGGCTGGCCGACGCCTTCGGCGCGGACGAGCCCGCGTACGTCTACTTCAACAACGATCCGGGTGGCGCGGCCGTCGCGGATGCCGGCACGTTCGCGGCGCTGGCCCGCCGGGCCGGGCACCAGGTGACCCGGGTGCCGTCTTCCGCCGCCCCGGCGTCCGCTGACGACTGA
- a CDS encoding DUF2267 domain-containing protein has translation MADSMISAFESSLDKTNLILKDIEDAYGWPKDRRNQSYAALRTVLHLLRDRLPVDESVEFAQQLPVLVRGIYFDGWVPSDVPIKLNREDFLYEVRQGFPYDAEGGPERVTQVVLDTLRRHVTQGEWQDVKETMPKDLAVLLP, from the coding sequence ATGGCTGACTCGATGATCTCGGCGTTCGAGTCCTCGCTGGACAAGACGAACCTCATCCTCAAGGACATCGAGGACGCCTACGGATGGCCGAAGGACCGGCGCAACCAGTCGTACGCGGCCCTGCGCACGGTGCTGCACCTGCTGCGCGACCGGTTGCCGGTGGACGAGAGCGTCGAGTTCGCCCAGCAGTTGCCGGTGCTGGTGCGGGGCATCTACTTCGACGGGTGGGTGCCGTCCGACGTGCCGATCAAGCTCAACCGGGAGGACTTCCTCTACGAGGTCCGGCAGGGCTTCCCGTACGACGCCGAGGGTGGTCCGGAGCGGGTGACGCAGGTGGTGCTGGACACGCTGCGCCGACACGTCACCCAGGGCGAGTGGCAGGACGTGAAGGAGACCATGCCGAAGGATCTCGCGGTGCTTCTGCCGTGA
- a CDS encoding DUF72 domain-containing protein, translating to MGDILVGTASWTDRTLLDSGWYPQTADDPEKRLAYYARQFPLVEVDATYYSPPAEATARLWADRTPAGFTFNIKVFSLLTGHPTRVSALYKDLRPETDKKNVYPDDLPAQSYEEVWTRFLSALDPLVEAGKLGALLFQFPPWFTIKRANKQYLLEVAKRCAPLRPVYEFRHASWFDGDNADETLAFLREHRLPYVCVDMPQGHRSSLPPVLAATADLAVMRFHGHSDKWTSKDIHEKFGYHYSKRELADWAPKLRELADEAGQTHVLMNNCYRDYAQTNAKTLAGLLDAS from the coding sequence ATGGGTGACATCCTCGTGGGCACCGCGTCCTGGACCGACCGCACGCTGCTGGACTCGGGCTGGTATCCGCAGACCGCGGACGACCCGGAGAAACGCCTGGCCTACTACGCGCGGCAGTTCCCGCTGGTCGAAGTGGACGCCACCTACTACTCGCCGCCCGCCGAGGCGACCGCGCGACTGTGGGCCGACCGTACCCCGGCCGGGTTCACCTTCAACATCAAGGTGTTCAGCCTGCTGACCGGGCACCCCACCCGGGTCAGCGCCCTCTACAAGGACCTCCGCCCGGAGACCGACAAGAAGAACGTCTACCCCGACGACCTGCCCGCGCAGTCGTACGAGGAGGTCTGGACGCGCTTCCTGTCCGCGCTGGACCCCCTCGTCGAGGCGGGCAAGCTGGGCGCGTTGCTGTTCCAGTTCCCGCCCTGGTTCACCATCAAGCGGGCCAACAAGCAGTACCTGCTGGAGGTGGCGAAGCGTTGCGCGCCGCTGCGACCGGTCTACGAGTTCCGGCACGCCTCCTGGTTCGACGGTGACAACGCCGACGAGACGCTGGCCTTCCTGCGTGAGCATCGACTCCCGTACGTCTGCGTGGACATGCCGCAGGGCCACCGCTCGTCGCTGCCGCCGGTGTTGGCCGCCACCGCGGACCTCGCTGTCATGCGCTTCCACGGGCACAGCGACAAGTGGACCAGCAAGGACATCCACGAGAAGTTCGGCTACCACTACTCCAAGCGGGAGTTGGCCGACTGGGCGCCGAAGCTGCGGGAGTTGGCCGACGAGGCCGGTCAGACCCATGTGTTGATGAACAACTGCTACCGCGACTACGCGCAGACCAACGCCAAGACCCTCGCCGGGCTCCTCGACGCGAGTTGA
- a CDS encoding TraR/DksA C4-type zinc finger protein, with protein MLVHDTVDTNRSQQEIDQIRNSLQARYDELTAEYDQAVLQSQVLRLVEVGDTAGDDQADSGTKTAERDTAQSLLRTILDRRAQYEHALARLAEGTYGWCEGCSAAIPVERLEIFPSATTCVTCKQTRERRAA; from the coding sequence ATGCTCGTCCACGACACGGTCGACACGAACCGTTCCCAGCAGGAGATCGACCAGATCCGGAACTCACTCCAGGCGCGCTACGACGAGCTGACCGCCGAGTACGACCAGGCCGTGCTCCAGAGCCAGGTGCTGCGGCTGGTCGAGGTCGGCGACACCGCCGGCGACGACCAGGCCGACAGCGGCACCAAGACGGCCGAGCGGGACACCGCGCAGTCGCTGTTGCGCACCATCCTGGACCGCCGCGCCCAGTACGAGCACGCGCTCGCCCGGCTCGCCGAGGGCACCTACGGCTGGTGCGAGGGCTGCTCCGCGGCCATCCCGGTCGAGCGGTTGGAGATCTTCCCGTCGGCCACCACCTGTGTGACCTGCAAGCAGACCCGCGAACGGCGGGCGGCCTGA